The following are from one region of the Channa argus isolate prfri chromosome 6, Channa argus male v1.0, whole genome shotgun sequence genome:
- the LOC137128784 gene encoding mediator of RNA polymerase II transcription subunit 13-like isoform X1 — protein sequence MSSCFVPNGASLEDCHSNLFCLADLTGIKWRRFVWQGPTSSPILFPVTEEDPILCSFSRCLTADVLSVWRRHHTPGRRELWLFWWGDDPSFAELIHNELSSEEDGEWESGLSYECRTLLFKAIHNLLERCLMNRGFVRIGKWFVKPYQKEEKIINKSEHLSCAFTFFLHGDSNVCTSVEIAQHQPLQRLSEEHLSLAQQSSSPLQVILSPYGLNGTLTGQAFKMSDHPTQKLIEEWRQFYPISPNPKEVQEDKMEDTDWEDDSLAAVEVLVAGVRMVYPSCLVLLPLSDLPVVVPQASVNPSGSLCGAQQGQAAHRDPAMSSVTLTPPTSPEEAQTDYQPAQRWLKLSSATDAYSSDNTLHGGKIPRRLASQMVETVWKEYNINRTGNKRKFTTLTNGTCEEESDKSGLCEYVDSTHRSHCNCSRHKNQKQRSSSTSGHLPSSTQPTQPTPKHKLVEKLEKGEKQQKRPQTPFHHRNSVSDEQSLEPQTQRLCLRSQEDSSYPSLHHVDTAPSKAPTLHTHGPPADLVGSPPPPPLSPHPCDHVEGDLTPGRMKSSSTPIHQPFYPPSVEPCLLPQKGSSEEPQLENIPVPLPFPPAYNESLEPTVFVGSAINPNEDSTHNPWKYFNLPRKKASNYLTPQLPVDKIRDDSGGGGGMEGVVSVTELMSGSTQPLKVSQELVKAYAQRRNSHLASATGDGEHGEEQDPYAFVEGDEEFTFTEKKDKPGTEREGNRKHKMDEGNGTSADDGQGPSGSKPLTSTSLIHENDLAVSYSDLDKIFNSDEDELTPGSRRAGAGTEDKFGCKETKPTTLDPLSCISSADLHQMFPTPPSLEQQGYSPMNSGNKDSLEGGAGLTLLDSSQLSSHFKMEVEEGFCSPKPSELKDFSFVYKPEMCQQFIGCSIYAPLKTLPSQCLLPIKLPEDCVYTPSWTLGKMEMITPATNVNILTKDSNVPSVEPDYSQTYTPQTQTPFMSSSAPPSNSGTGILPSPATPRFSVPTPRTPRTPRTPRGPSSVQGSLKYDNSDLYSPASTPSTCRPLSSVEPATVPSIPEAHSLYVTLILSESVMNLFKDCNFDSCCVCVCNMNIRGADVGVYLKDNGEAQYPCTCGFSAVSNRRFGQSAGLFLEDELDVVGRGSDASRDTERHFEELRASSTHKAGSLKEKPPDELILLLQDHCTNPFAPVAGTEYPKPGLAPSSFLRVEERDCYNDCYMALEHGRQFMDNMSGGKVDEMLVKSTCLHQWPKCKSADMSNLFSQDVLRVLLSLQPVLQDTIQKKRSVRSWGVQGPLTWQQFHKMAGRGSYGTDESPEPLPIPTFLVGYEYDFVVLSPFGLPYWEKLLLDPFGSQRDMGYIIICPENESLLRGAKTFFKDLSAMYEACQLGQHRPICKSYPEGILKVGSTEARSMTEQPLSDWFLKMAARDGNNEAFNKLKIFAQVCRYDLAPYLSDQSLDGSLLSQRSPTMASSSSQTSSNSSTSSGLQSTNNTSSSTSSAQPTQVNSTPPSSSSSGSQNIGGMASSKPNSYTLFGTVGLQGSTSQNGPQSNPQGLGGLTENGHLANQSQGSTETPESTMERDKVGKPTDGESHAVSYPPAIVVYIIDSFSYEDADREVHSSTYTLGLLRCYMEMLQVLPAHIRNAVSVQIVPCQYLLQPVHSGDRHLYGQHLKSLAFSVFTQCRRPLPNSTNFKALTGFGPGLAIDMALKNPERPECLRLYTPPFILAPIKDKQTELGETFGEASQKYNVLFVGYCLSHDQRWLLASCTDQHGELLETCIISIDVPNRARRKKGSARRLGLQKLWEWCLGLVQLTSLPWRVVIGRLGRMGHGELRDWSILLSRRNLQSLSKRLKETCRMCGISAADTPSILSACLVAMEPQGSFVVMPDSVSTGSVFGRSTSLNMQTSQLSTPQDTSCTHILVFPTSAMVQVNTNTSEPIDFNPINPDGSDGMGIFDLFDNDMVDPDLINILPNSPTTSPVHSPGSHYHQGGDGSKGQSADRMESHEEALNILQQPMALGYFISTAKAGQLPDWFWSACPQAQNQCPLFLKASLHLHVSSVQSDEFLHSKHSHPLDSNHTSDVLRFVLEQYNALSWLTCDPATQDRRSCLPVHFVVLTQMYNFIMNML from the exons ATGAGTTCGTGCTTTGTACCAAACGGGGCCAGTTTGGAGGACTGCCACTCCAACCTCTTCTGCCTG GCTGATTTGACTGGAATAAAATGGAGGCGATTTGTGTGGCAAGGACCCACTTCTTCACCCATCCTTTTCCCAGTGACCGAGGAGGACCCTATCTTGTGTAGTTTCAGCCGGTGCCTTACGGCAGATGTGCTGAGTGTGTGGAGAAGACACCACACCCCGGGTCGCAGGGAGCTTTGGCTTTTCTGGTGGGGTGATGATCCCAGTTTTGCTGAACTCATCCATAACGAGCTCTCAA GCGAGGAAGATGGGGAATGGGAAAGTGGACTCTCCTATGAGTGTCGAACGCTCCTGTTCAAAGCCATCCACAACCTTTTGGAGCGCTGTCTCATGAACCGTGGCTTTGTTCGCATTGGCAAGTGGTTCGTTAAGCCATACCAGAAGGAGGAGAAGATAATTAATAAAAG CGAGCACCTGTCCTGTGCATTTACTTTCTTCTTACACGGGGACAGCAACGTGTGCACAAGTGTGGAGATCGCTCAGCATCAGCCTCTTCAGCGACTGAGTGAAGAGCACCTGAGCCTTGCCCAGCAGAGCTCCAGCCCCTTGCAAG TCATCCTGAGCCCGTATGGATTGAATGGGACCCTCACCGGCCAGGCTTTCAAGATGTCAGACCACCCTACTCAGAAGCTGATTGAAGAGTGGAGGCAGTTCTATCCCATCAGCCCCAATCCCAAGGAGGTTCAAGAAGACAAGATGGAAGACACAGACTGGGAGGATGACTCCCTGGCAGCTGTGGAGGTCCTTGTTG CGGGAGTGAGGATGGTTTACCCTTCCTGCCTGGTGCTCCTCCCCCTGTCGGATCTCCCTGTTGTAGTACCTCAGGCCTCAGTCAACCCCTCAGGAAGCCTGTGCGGTGCTCAACAGGGCCAGGCTGCTCACAGAGATCCTGCCATGTCCTCTGTCACTCTAACTCCTCCAACATCCCCAGAGGAGGCACAGACTG ATTATCAGCCTGCACAGAGATGGCTCAAGTTGTCCTCTGCTACAGATGCCTACAGCTCTGACAACACTCTTCATGGGGGTAAAATCCCACGCAGGCTGGCCAGTCAGATGGTGGAGACTGTCTGGAAGGAATATAACATAAACCGTACAGGGAACAA GAGGAAATTTACTACCTTGACAAATGGGACGTGTGAGGAGGAGTCAGACAAAAGTGGACTTTGTGAATATGTGGATTCAACACACAGATCGCATTGCAATTGCTCGAG ACACAAGAATCAGAAACAGCGATCGAGCAGCACCTCAGGACACCTGCCATCATCCACTCAGCCCACCCAGCCGACCCCCAAGCACAAGCTGGTCGAGAAGCTAGAGAAGGGGGAGAAGCAGCAGAAGAGGCCACAGACGCCTTTTCACCACCGCAACTCTGTGAGCGACGAGCAGTCCTTGGAGCCACAAACCCAGAGGCTCTGCTTAAGGTCACAGGAGGACAGCTCATATCCCAGCCTTCACCACGTAGACACAGCGCCCTCAAAAGCCCCAACACTGCACACGCATGGCCCCCCTGCAGACCTTGTTGGTTCCCCGCCTCCGCCTCCCCTCAGCCCACATCCCTGCGACCATGTAGAAGGTGACCTGACTCCAGGCCGAATGAAGAGCTCCTCGACACCCATTCACCAACCATTCTACCCGCCTTCAGTGGAGCCCTGCTTGCTGCCGCAGAAGGGTTCATCTGAGGAGCCGCAGCTGGAGAACATCCCCGTGCCTCTGCCCTTCCCCCCGGCTTACAATGAAAGCTTGGAACCTACTGTCTTTGTAGGTTCCGCAATCAACCCTAATGAGGACTCCACCCACAACCCCTGGAAATATTTTAACTTGCCCAGAAAGAAGGCCTCCAACTACCTGACACCCCAACTACCTGTGGATAAAATACGAGATGAttctggaggaggtggaggaatgGAGGGTGTAGTTTCTGTCACTGA GTTAATGTCAGGCTCCACACAGCCACTGAAAGTGTCTCAGGAGCTGGTGAAGGCCTATGCCCAGCGGAGAAACAGCCACCTCGCCTCTGCCACAGGAGATGGAGAGCATGGTGAGGAGCAAGACCCTTATGCCTTCGTAGAGGGAGATGAAGAGTTCACCTTCACAGAGAAGAAGGACAAGCCTGGAACTGAGAGAGAGGGCAACAGGAAACACAAG ATGGATGAAGGAAATGGTACATCAGCAGATG ATGGTCAGGGTCCATCAGGCAGTAAACCTTTGACCTCGACAAGTCTCATCCATGAGAATGACCTGGCAGTGTCATATAGTGACTTGGATAAAATCTTCAATTCGGATGAAGACGAACTAACG CCTGGATCTAGAAGAGCTGGAGCAGGCACAGAGGATAAGTTTGGCTGTAAAGAAACTAAACCAACCACGTTGGACCCACTGTCCTGCATAA GCTCAGCAGACCTGCACCAGATGTTTCCCACTCCACCCTCTCTGGAGCAGCAGGGTTACTCGCCCATGAATTCTGGGAACAAGGATAGCCTGGAAGGAGGGGCTGGCCTCACTCTGCTGGACAGCAGCCAGCTCAGCAGTCACTTCAaaatggaggtggaggagggattCTGCAGCCCCAAACCATCAGAACTAAAG GACTTCTCCTTTGTGTACAAACCGGAGATGTGTCAGCAGTTCATCGGCTGCTCCATATACGCCCCCTTGAAGACTCTACCCAGCCAGTGTCTGCTGCCTATCAAACTGCCAGAAGACTGTGTGTACACGCCCAGCTGGACCTTGGGCAAAATGGAAATGATAACCCCAGCCACTAATGTCAACATCCTCACCAAAGACAG CAATGTCCCCAGTGTGGAGCCAGACTACAGCCAGACCTACACCCCTCAGACCCAAACACCGTTCATGTCTAGTAGTGCCCCTCCCAGCAACAGTGGCACAGGCATCCTGCCCTCCCCAGCCACACCTCGCTTCTCCGTGCCCACACCTCGCACACCACGCACTCCACGGACACCACGCGGCCCTTCCAGCGTCCAGGGCTCGCTCAAGTATGACAACTCTGATCTTTACTCCCCTGCCTCCACGCCCTCCACCTGTCGACCCCTCAGCTCCGTGGAGCCGGCCACCGTGCCCTCCATCCCCGAGGCTCACAGCCTGTACGTCACACTTATTCTGTCTGAGTCAGTCATGAACCTCTTCAAGGACTGCAACTTCGACAGCTGTTGTGTGTGCGTCTGTAACATGAACATCCGAGGCGCAGATGTAGGCGTCTACCTCAAGGACAATGGCGAGGCCCAGTACCCTTGCACTTGTGGCTTCAGTGCCGTCAGCAATCGGCGCTTTGGACAGTCAGCCGGGCTCTTCTTGGAGGATGAACTGGACGTGGTGGGACGGGGCTCGGATGCCAGTCGGGACACAGAACGGCATTTTGAAGAGCTCAGAGCTTCCTCAACACACAAGGCAGGCAGTTTAAAAGAGAAGCCTCCAGATGAGCTGATCCTGCTCCTGCAGGACCATTGCACCAACCCATTCGCCCCAGTGGCAGGTACAGAGTACCCCAAACCAGGCTTAGCCCCCAGCTCCTTTCTGAGGGTCGAAGAGAGAGACTGTTATAACGACTGCTACATGGCACTAGAGCATGGGAGGCAGTTCATGGACAATATGTCAGGAGGCAAAGTAGATGAAATGCTTGTGAAAAGCACCTGTCTTCATCAGTGGCCAAAGTGCAAAT CAGCAGATATGAGCAATCTGTTCTCTCAGGACGTCCTACGGGTGTTGTTGTCCCTCCAACCTGTGCTGCAGGACACCATTCAAAAGAAAAGGAGTGTTCGCTCTTGGGGTGTCCAGGGACCGCTCACGTGGCAGCAGTTTCACAAAATGGCTGGGAGGGGATCATATG GAACAGATGAGTCTCCCGAACCTTTGCCTATCCCGACCTTTTTGGTGGGTTATGAGTATGACTTTGTGGTGCTGTCTCCTTTTGGTTTGCCCTACTGGGAGAAGCTTCTCCTGGACCCCTTTGGGTCCCAGAGAGACATGGGATATATCATCATCTGCCCGGAAAATGAGTCTCTGCTCCGTGGGGCCAAGACCTTTTTTAAGGACCTAAGTGCTATGTATGAG GCATGCCAGCTCGGGCAACACAGGCCCATCTGTAAGAGTTACCCAGAGGGCATTTTGAAGGTCGGTTCGACAGAAGCCAGGAGCATGACAGAGCAGCCACTCAGTGACTGGTTCCTCAAGATGGCTGCCAGAGACGGAAACAACGAAGCCTTTAATAAGCTCAAAATCTTCGCTCAAGTGTGCCGCTATGATCTAG CTCCATACCTGTCCGATCAGTCTTTGGATGGCTCTTTGTTGTCCCAGCGTAGCCCGACCATGGCCTCCTCATCGTCCCAGACCTCCAGCAATTCTAGCACATCCTCAGGACTCCAGAGCACCAACAATACCAGCTCCAGCACTAGCTCTGCCCAGCCCACCCAGGTCAACAGCACCCctccttcatcttcctcctcagGCTCCCAGAATATCGGGGGAATGGCCTCGTCCAAACCGAACTCCTACACGCTGTTTGGGACAGTAGGTTTGCAGGGCAGCACATCTCAGAATGGACCCCAGTCAAACCCACAAGGTTTAGGGGGCCTGACAGAAAATGGGCACTTGGCCAACCAGTCTCAAGGGTCAACTGAGACGCCAGAGAG CACAATGGAAAGAGACAAAGTGGGTAAGCCAACGGACGGGGAGTCCCACGCTGTGTCTTACCCTCCTGCCATTGTGGTGTACATCATCGATTCCTTCAGCTATGAAGATGCAGACAGAGAGGTCCATTCCAGCACCTACACACTGGGCTTGCTGCGCTGCTACATGGAGATGCTACAGGTCCTGCCCGCTCACATCAGAAACGCTGTGTCAGTACAG ATTGTTCCATGCCAGTACCTGCTGCAGCCAGTACACAGTGGGGATCGCCACCTCTACGGCCAGCACCTCAAATCCCTGGCCTTCTCTGTGTTCACTCAGTGCCGTCGGCCTCTGCCCAACTCCACCAACTTCAAGGCCCTAACGGGCTTTGGTCCTGGCCTCGCCATCGACATGGCTCTCAAGAACCCAGAG AGGCCTGAGTGTTTGCGTCTGTACACGCCACCCTTCATTTTGGCTCCAATAAAAGATAAGCAAACAGAGCTCGGGGAGACGTTCGGTGAAGCATCCCAGAAGTACAACGTCCTGTTTGTGGGCTATTGTCTGTCCCATGACCAGCGCTGGCTGCTGGCTTCCTGCACTGACCAACATGGAGAACTGCTGGAGACCTGCATCATAAGTATCGACGTACCCAACAG GGCTCGCAGGAAAAAAGGCTCAGCCAGAAGACTGGGCTTGCAAAAACTGTGGGAGTGGTGTCTCGGCCTGGTGCAGTTGACATCGCTGCCATGGAGAGTAGTCATTGGGCGGCTTGGCAGAATGGGCCATGGCGAGTTGAGAG ACTGGAGTATTCTGCTGAGCAGGAGGAATTTGCAATCACTCAGTAAACGTCTGAAGGAGACATGTAGGATGTGTGGCATCTCTGCTGCTGACACTCCCAGCATCCTTAGTGCCTGTCTTGTTGCCATGGAGCCCCAGGGTTCCTTTGTCGTCATGCCAG ACTCTGTGTCTACAGGTTCAGTGTTTGGTCGCAGCACCTCACTCAACATGCAGACATCGCAGCTGAGCACTCCTCAAGACACATCCTGCACACACATCCTGGTGTTCCCCACCTCAGCCATGGTGCAGGTCAACACTAACACCTCAGAGCCCATTGACTTCAATCCCATAAATCCTG ATGGATCTGATGGAATGGGCATCTTTGACCTGTTTGACAATGACATGGTGGATCCAGACCTCATCAACATTCTGCCCAACTCCCCCACAACCTCCCCTGTTCACTCTCCTGGGTCCCACTATCACCAGGGAGGAGATGGAAGCAAG GGTCAGAGTGCAGACCGTATGGAGTCCCACGAGGAGGCTCTGAACATCCTGCAGCAGCCGATGGCTCTCGGTTACTTCATCTCCACAGCAAAGGCTGGACAACTGCCTGACTGGTTCTGGTCAGCCTGTCCTCAAGCCCAGAACCAGTGCCCACTCTTCCTCAAG GCCTCTTTGCACCTGCACGTGTCTTCTGTCCAATCAGACGAGTTCCTGCACAGCAAACACTCCCATCCCTTGGACTCTAACCACACTTCCGACGTGCTCAG ATTTGTTCTAGAGCAATACAACGCCCTCTCCTGGCTGACGTGTGACCCTGCGACCCAGGACCGCCGCTCCTGTCTGCCTGTTCACTTCGTGGTGCTTACCCAGATGTACAACTTCATCATGAACATGCTCTGA